The following is a genomic window from Sciurus carolinensis chromosome 3, mSciCar1.2, whole genome shotgun sequence.
GTGAGCCCGCTGCGGCCCCGGCCTTGCAAGGAAGCCGGGGAAGTAAGCCCAGGCGACGACCACCAGCAACTTTGCCTCGTCCTTGAAGGACTCCAGGATCCCCGGAATCTTGGTGCTGTGCTGCGCTCCGCTCACTTCCTCGGAGTAGACAAAGTCATTATCAGCCGGAGAAACAGGCACGGATACCCCTTATTCCCCATGTACCCAACTTGAGTGTGTAGTCGAGTTCCTAAGCACCCTGCCCTTTGGGTAGTTCCTCAGCCAGGCCTCCCCTTCGCTAGAACTTGCACCCCTAACCCTTGGGAgccgggggcggggggcggggggcgggggtggAACACCAGGTTTGAGATTGCCCAAGCTAAAGCGGGGCACCGGGAATCTTTACAGCTGCCCGCTCACTCCAGTAGTCAGCAAGGCCAGTGCGGGGGCAATGGAGGTGATGGACGTGTTCTCCGCTGACGACTTGGCAGGTTTTTTACAGGTAAAtggagagggggaaggaaagaaatgagcgTAACTCAACCTTTTTAATGGCACTCAGCCAGCAGTGAATggtggaaggggagagaagagggcagGTGGGCACTGATTCCTGTGGCCTTCTAAATCCCATTGGGAAGGGAAGGGTCCTGGAGTTTTCGAACCCATAGAAGGAACACTATCTGACGTTGGGGACTTTCTGGCAAACCTTGACTTTTACTGCACTCCCGGGCGGGGGatgtgacagagtgcttgcctagcatgcacaaggccctggcttcaatctccagcactCTTTCCCCCTTCTTTAAGGGTACTTCAGTGTCTCATTGCCTGCTATGTAGCTCTTCAGCAATGCTTGTTGTTGAGCTCTGGGGAGCTAGTGAACAGGAGATTTGTGTAGGGTCACAGGCTTGAAAGGATCAGTGAACAAGGGACCTGTATGCCTTTGATTTCTAGGAAGGGGCAAACTTTAGGAACGACCATTTTCAGTTGTTTCCCTTGCTGGACACAAGGGGGCAGTATTACACTGCATTTAGCAGCCCCTCTGACTCGTAGTGAGAAATTTCCCCACTTGAAAAGGAGAACACAAAGGTCTCCCAATGAAAACAATGCCAGCCACATATTAACTTCAGATTTTCTAGTGCAACATCAAACagtaaaaatagatttaattttagtcatttatccagtatatccaaaatattatattttaaatattaatcttttaCATCTCATTTAACAATTTTCATATATAGCACACCTCTACCTGGAGTAGTCACATTTCCATTGCTTAGTAGTCACATGTGGCTTGTGACTGCTACATTGAACAGCACATTCCCAGTAGTGTCTTCTGGTTATACCTTCTTACATGGAGACCCCTTCAGAGGAACTCTGGCCAAGCCTAGTAGGAGATGGAGTTTCCCTTCCTCACTCCCCGCCTCTGAACAAGTAActcttcaaaaacaaaagcacTCTGGAGAACACTTGCTCCAGTCATGGCATCTGCGCCCTCCCATCAGCAGCAGGCCCTGTAGGGTTGTCTTTCCTTTGGTTACTGTGGAAGAACTGGAGGTGCCTCAGCAGAGGCCGTGCTGGACCCCATCCCTTCCTGCCCACTCGAAGACACTGCTCCAGCAGTTTCTCTTGTCTCTCattttttcactttctctctcatcACATGCACAGACATTCTCTTTCCATTCTCTCTTGATCTCACACCCATCAGATCCCCAATCCCAAACTGAATTGAAGCCTTTGACAAGATCACCAGTATCTTCCACGTTGCTATATCCAAGAATCTGTGTTCAGTCCTTATCTGACAAGAgctgtcggggttcccgggacccctggccctgggcgAGCACATGGtcccaagatggcgcctggcatcTTGCCAGTGCGGTTCTACTTTGAGAATAACAAGTGACGCTTAGAAGGTAGTTACCCTCATTGGGCCACTATATATGATCGGCGTGTGTACACTGCCTGCCTAGATTCACTGTATTGTTTTGTTTACGCTCTCCCTTCCCGCTCTGTAATGTGATTGGTTGCTTATCTCTACTTAGGGGCTGTAACTTCCCTGTTAGGAGGAGATTCTCCGTAGCGCTACCATAAAGATAGACACTGAATTAACGAGCTCTTACTGCCAGCATTTATGGCGTCATTCCTGCGGGTCGGGGAGCGCGATAAAGAGCCATCTGCAACATCTGGCACAGATGACCACTCCTTCCTCTCAGTAATGTTCTTCACCTTCTTCACCtgggcttttaaaattttccagtggtgagctggagctggagctcagtggtagagcacttacctagcatgcgtgaggcactgggtttgattctcagcaccacataaaaataaataaaataaaggtatcatgtccatttacaagaaaaaatatttaaaaaatttttttcagtggtgctgaggactgaacccagggcctcaaccTGTGAGgcgggcactgtaccactgagctgcacccccagccctctctGTTTCATTTCCTCCTGCTCTCACCGTGCCCTTTCTTGGAGTTGACTTTGGTGATTCTTTCTCAACTCCCTCACCCCTAGACATTAACTTTTCCCAGGTCTCAGCCCTTGGATGTCTTTTCTGAATAAATTCACTCTTGTTGATCTCATCTAGTCTTGTGGCTCTAAATACCATCTATATTCATATACCTCCTAGATGTGTAcctgttttagccagctttttcactgccgtgactaaaggacctgaccagcacaattgtagaggggaaaaggtttatttgagggctcagtttcagaggtcccagtccacagacagcagactccattccttgggactcaagatgaggcagagcatcacgGCAGAGGGAAACCGCAAAGGGAAGTGGATCAcgtcatgatcaggaagcagagagagactccactctccagataccaaatatataccccatagccaggCCCCCAGtcaaccacttcctccagccacaacccaccttccccccagttaccactcagttaatctcatcagggagcaattcactgattagattaagactcacaacccgatcatttctcctctgaaccctttgcattgtctcacatgtgagcttttgggagatacttCATGTTCAAACCATAATAGTATCCTAACCCAGATCTCACCCCTGAACTCCAGATTCACTCATCTGATTGTCTCCTCAGAAGCTCTTTTTTTGCTCCTAATAGGTATTTCAAACAACATGTCCAAAGCTGAGCATCTGTTCCTTCTGAAGCTTATCCAGCCCAACTGGTGGCAGCTCTATCCATATGGCCAGAAACCATGGTGCCATCCTTGACTTCCTGCTCTTATATCATGTTCCACCTGTCACCAAGTCTTTTTAGTTTTACCTTGGAGGTATTGCCACACTCTCACCATCTCCACTGCTACCATAGTCCAAAGGTGACCATAGTCCAGGCCACCACTGTCTCTTGATTTATTGCAGAAACCACCTGAGGGGTCTCCTTGCATCTGTCCTTGGCTGTCAGCATAGCAGGCAAAGTGATTCCGTTGAAATGTAAGTCAGaccatattatttttctgttcaaaACCTTTCAAAGCCTttgcatctcaaaataaaaactcaagtcTTTTAGTGACTTTCAAGGTCCTCCCTTATGTGACCATTGTTCTGTCTCATTGACAGCTCCTTACCATtccccacacatgccaggtgagcaAGGCCTTTGGGTCTTTGCACTTGTAGCTCTCCCGGCATTCTTCCCCTGGATGTCTGCATGGCGCCCCCTCATCCTCTTCAGGTCTAACTCAAATGTCATATCAGCAAAGCCTTCCCCAGTCACCCTTCCACAGGCTGGacttttgttctgtttgtttgtttatttaatattttttagttgtagagggacatgatacctttattttatttatttatatgtggtgctgaggatccaatgtagtgcctcacatgtactaggcaagcgctgtacctctgagccacaaccccagccgctttgttctgtttattttgtgCACAGCCTCATTCTCAGTGCCTAGAACAGACCCTGACCAGGTCGAGGTACTTAATAACTATTGACTAAATTGAATGCATCTTTAAGCAAGGGCACATGTGGAGCCCAAGACTGGGCTCCATTTTCCCAGGGCTCTGTTGAAGATTTGTGAGCTAAAACATGGTATTTTCGTTCCTCTTTCAGGCCAAAGCCCAGCAAGGATGGCTTGTGGCAGGCACAGTGGGCTTCCAGGGTTCTGAGAGTTCCCAGTTCCTCCAAGACCCCCATCATTAGTTGCTTAGAGTTCCTCTGGGACCGGCCTACTCTCCTCGTGCTAGGTAGGTAAATGTTCCTGCTCTTCTGTGCTCAGATATATGTTTCCTGAGCACTTGGGTGTCTAGTTGGGGTTCCCTAACCTTCTGCCTTGTGCCCTGCAGGGAATGAGGGTTCTGGTCTGTCCCAGGAGGTACAGGCCTCCTGCCAGCTCCTCCTTACCATTTTGCCTGGGCGCCAGCTGCCTCCTGGACTCGAGTCCTTGAATGTGTCCGTGGCTGCAGGTGAGGCTGCTTCTGCCCTTTCCTGTTGGCCTCTAACCACACAAGTGCCGCTTTTCTCTCATCCATTTTCTGACTGATTTATCCTAAACAAGCTACCTGGTCTGTCTTTGTGTCAGTTGCTTTAtgtgaaaaatggggaaaatacttttagagatgaaatgagGGAGTGCCTGGCAGGAGTCAAGGGCTCCCCATACatactccttcctctcctctgtctctctcttcctcttgtcTGTCTGTGCAGGAATTCTTCTTCACTCCATTTGCAGCCAGAGGAAAGGTTTCCCTGcagtggagaagagagagaaacttcTCCAAGACTCACAAGAATCACCAGCTACATCTGAAGGACTCAGAGTGACTCAGCACCCAGAATTGTCTTCAGGATCAGAAAAAGAGAGGCAAAAGCGGGGCTGAGGTGGACTGTCCAAGAAGTGCACGTCCTGGTGTTGGGACAGTTGCACATCCATCACAGGCTCTGATGTGCGTCTCTTCCAGAGTGTGTACCCTAGCCTGTGTTTATAGATCCTAGTCATTTAAACTATGGGGCAGGGGACTTTGCAGTAAAGATCAGAGGAAGTTCAGTTTCCTATTTTGCTCTGAACTTGCAGTTGGAGATGGTAGTTTGGTAATTTCCAGGATGGGCTAGGACAGAAAGCAAGGGGAAGTTGAGGCTTCAGAAGGAAATCAAGCAGCTCAGTCCAGGGGTCTGATTCCTGAACCAGGTGTTGCCTGCAGCGAATGTCGAGTGTTAGGATGCAGAGGGAGGCTGAGGGCTTCCTGTGGGATAGAGAGTAGAAATCAAGGGCTTCCCCACTGGGGGCCGTAAGTGCAGGTCTTCATCTTGAGGTGCCCGGAACCTTGGTCTGCAcctacctacctcacagggttgttgtgaggagcAAATAAAACATCACCTGGTATCCATTAGGCACTCAACAAATGGGCTGATCTATCCCAATTCCTCCATTAGGTGGCAGCCTCGCTCTTTGGTTTACAGTTCTGAAAATTTTGCAGCCACC
Proteins encoded in this region:
- the Mrm1 gene encoding LOW QUALITY PROTEIN: rRNA methyltransferase 1, mitochondrial (The sequence of the model RefSeq protein was modified relative to this genomic sequence to represent the inferred CDS: deleted 1 base in 1 codon), producing MGLLSTLRDMTCYCSGRLVARHFSQAARRGERPGGEELSRLRLDDLAPTVRLELLFGVSPCLLALRAARRRVARLLLQAGRAGVQGERAELLREAEARDIPVLRPRRQKLDALCRYQVHQGVCMEVSPLRPRPCKEAGEVSPGDDHQQLCLVLEGLQDPRNLGAVLRSAHFLGVDKVIISRRNSCPLTPVVSKASAGAMEVMDVFSADDLAGFLQAKAQQGWLVAGTVGFQGSESPSSSKTPIISCLEFLWDRPTLLVLGNEGSGLSQEVQASCQLLLTILPGRQLPPGLESLNVSVAAGILLHSICSQRKGFPAVEKREKLLQDSQESPATSEGLRVTQHPELSSGSEKERQKRG